A section of the Candidatus Eisenbacteria bacterium genome encodes:
- the lnt gene encoding apolipoprotein N-acyltransferase, translating into MHPALKQGWLGAALALAGGLALALAFPDWEQPFLSAAALVPLGYALEALIGPGTPHAIRRAFGRGWIFGLGLFGLGLHWIARLPLKELTQPWLLYPALVVLMAYLALFTGGVGVSYVLLRRARVPAAVALPIAWLGWEQIRAMGEMGFPWLSLGYAWFRHPALIQWAAWGGIGAVSLWVAACNGLLLQALLTPNRAARAALSLAPPVLATVVALTGAATVRDLPAGRSLRVAIVQPNIAGDIKWDPRYLVANLNATVALTGTVAARRPELIVWPETAVPTYLRYDDRAFTQVTGLVARLGIPLLTGFPDARPDAVAGRAIFNSSSVVVPPGQLDGFYDKMHLVPFGERIPFQRFLPFLGKFELGQAEWMPGEHARALNAGPARAGVMICFESIFTDIARAEVRDGADLLVNITNDEWFGPRTAPWQHASMAVFRAVENRTGLVRCANTGVSFLVDPDGSIRAATPVFRAATVVEDARLGSGGTFYTRHGDWLPRAWMTLCVAQLAWCAVASLLTRGRRR; encoded by the coding sequence ATGCACCCGGCGTTGAAGCAGGGCTGGCTCGGCGCGGCGCTGGCGCTGGCCGGCGGCCTCGCGCTGGCGCTGGCGTTCCCCGACTGGGAACAGCCGTTCCTCTCCGCCGCGGCACTCGTCCCGCTCGGATACGCGCTCGAAGCGCTGATCGGGCCGGGCACCCCGCATGCGATCCGGCGCGCCTTCGGCCGCGGCTGGATCTTCGGCCTGGGTCTCTTCGGCCTGGGTCTGCACTGGATCGCAAGACTCCCGCTCAAGGAACTCACGCAGCCGTGGCTGCTCTACCCCGCGCTGGTGGTGCTCATGGCCTACCTGGCCCTGTTCACCGGCGGGGTGGGGGTCTCCTACGTCCTGCTGCGCCGGGCCCGGGTGCCGGCGGCGGTCGCGCTCCCGATCGCCTGGCTGGGCTGGGAGCAGATCCGCGCCATGGGCGAGATGGGATTTCCGTGGCTCTCGCTGGGCTACGCGTGGTTCCGCCACCCGGCCCTGATCCAGTGGGCCGCGTGGGGCGGGATCGGGGCGGTGTCGCTGTGGGTGGCCGCGTGCAACGGGCTGCTGCTGCAGGCGCTGCTGACGCCGAACCGGGCCGCCCGGGCGGCGCTGTCGCTGGCCCCGCCGGTGCTGGCCACCGTCGTGGCGCTCACCGGCGCGGCCACGGTGCGGGATCTTCCGGCCGGCCGGTCCCTGCGGGTGGCGATCGTGCAGCCCAACATCGCCGGGGACATCAAGTGGGACCCGCGCTACCTGGTCGCCAACCTGAACGCCACCGTGGCGCTCACCGGGACGGTGGCCGCGCGACGGCCGGAGCTGATCGTGTGGCCGGAGACGGCGGTCCCCACCTACCTGCGCTACGACGATCGCGCCTTCACCCAGGTAACCGGCCTGGTGGCGCGCCTGGGCATCCCGCTGCTCACGGGCTTTCCCGACGCCCGTCCCGACGCCGTGGCGGGCCGCGCCATCTTCAACTCCTCGTCGGTGGTGGTGCCCCCCGGTCAGCTGGACGGCTTCTACGACAAGATGCACCTGGTGCCGTTCGGCGAGCGCATCCCCTTCCAGCGTTTCCTTCCGTTCCTGGGCAAGTTCGAGTTGGGGCAGGCGGAGTGGATGCCCGGCGAGCACGCGCGCGCGCTGAACGCGGGGCCCGCCCGCGCGGGCGTGATGATCTGCTTCGAGTCCATCTTCACCGACATCGCCCGCGCGGAGGTGCGCGACGGGGCCGACCTGCTGGTGAACATCACCAACGACGAGTGGTTCGGGCCGCGCACCGCTCCCTGGCAGCACGCTTCGATGGCGGTGTTCCGCGCGGTGGAGAACCGCACCGGGCTGGTGCGCTGCGCCAACACCGGGGTGAGCTTCCTGGTGGACCCCGACGGCTCGATCCGCGCCGCCACGCCGGTGTTCCGCGCCGCGACGGTGGTGGAGGACGCGCGGCTGGGTTCCGGGGGCACGTTCTACACCCGCCACGGGGACTGGCTGCCGCGCGCCTGGATGACGCTGTGCGTGGCCCAATTGGCGTGGTGCGCAGTTGCTTCGTTATTGACCCGGGGGCGCCGGAGATGA